CTGCTGTGTGCCATTGAAAAATACAAAGCAGAAAACGGTCAAAGCTGACTAGTGATGCAGACACTATCCAAAGATCGATTGCCATTGACCCTGATGTCCCTCGCAATGCTCCTCCCGCCGACGACGCTGAAACAGCCGCTATTATCATGTCCCTCCGCTCCAAGCTCAAGACACAAACGGAAGAAGTCACCAACCTCACCAACAAGATCGAGTCTTTGCAAAACGAAGCCAAGAGTGAAAAGGGACAGTTGATAGAAGAAGTCGAAAGCCTTTCTAGCCAGGTTGCGTCTCTGAGTACCCAGCTTGGGGAAAGCGTGAAGCGTGCcgaagagttggaaggtGAATTGAACACCCTCAAGCAATCGTATGCCGATCTCGAGAAGACGGCTGCGGCCGCCCAGTCTACTGCAACGGAATTGGAATCCGTCAAAGAGGAACTGAAGCAAGTGAAAGAAGCACATGAAAAGGCGAGTAGCGAGTTGAGTTTGGCAAAAATGAGTGCcaagggaagggaaggcaaGTTTAAAGATTTGGAGAACAAGGTGAAGacgttggaagaagagttgggtGAGGCTGTaaaggccaaggaggtTGCCGAGGCTGGGCCTCCTGCCGGTGCCGATGTGGGAAATGGCGCTAACAAAGCCGAAGAAggcttgaagagattggaaaaggagaacgaggagaagaaggaagaattgaaaaagctgggagaagaggccaagaaacaggaagaggaagctaagaagaaggaagatgagttcaggaagaaggaagaggaagctaaggaaaaggatgaagagtggGATACCAAGCaaaaggaatgggaagcgAGAGTAAAGGCAGGGGAAGATCGTGTCAAGCAACTTGAAGAAAACTCAATGTCATCCGAACAAAAGGCTAAGTCTgccgaggagaaggctgcGACCCTTGAGAGCAAGATCAAGGAGCTCGAAGAGAAACTCGCAACCGCTGCTTCTGCCCCTGCGCCCGTTCCTGCTGAAACTACAGGTGGCAGCAACAAGCAAGCCAAGAAGCGTGCAGCCGAGCTCGATGCCAAGGTGAAGGAACTAGAAGCGAGCCtggcggaagagaagactaagcgggaagaagaagccaaggagCATGAAGATTTGCTGGTATTGCTTGACGAGTTGACagggaagagagtgagagacaagaagttgatgaaggaaaagggacTTGAAGTtagtgaagatgaggagggggaagatgaagagtaATGTCTATACAGGGTATTTTATGTCTAGATTCACACCGGATTTGGAAGTAGTAAAAACATAATGCAAACATTCATAGTCACAGAATTCCGCGAGTAAAGCAAGGAACTAGAAAGAGTACACATTACATAGGCACATTGAGATGAAAGGCACGACTTGAATACAAGGtttacctcctctccttcatggTTTAGTATAGACTGCTTTATCTCATTAAGAACCTCCGCCATCAAGATAATCGTCACAGTGCCCTGGGGCCCACGCCGAGCACGGGTATATTACACCTTGGATCAGTGACGAAGCGATGCTTAAGGGTAGACGGCCTTGATACGGTCCTCGTAGTGCTTCTCAATGACCTTCCTTTGCAACTCTGCAGCATTATCAGTCATTTCTTTCGTAACCTTGCACGTGATAAAGCAAAAACTTACTCTGAGCAGCGGTCAAGAAACCACTTTCCGGTGTCCATTCATCGGCCACAAGCACGATAGCTTCTAATAATTCCATACCCTTCAATCCGGCCTTCTTACCAACGTTGTTCAGTTCTTTCAGTGCAGCATCCACAACCTTGTCATCGGTACACAAGTGCTCGAGGTCTTCGTCGTCGCCAAGACCATTTTTCTtggcaaaagaaggaagattaTGGGGGTGAGCGACGACGACCATGGCAGGTTGGTTGTGGTTACCGTTAGCAAGTATAGCGCCATTGGCAACAAGGGGACATGACTTGTAAATAGATTCGAGGTACTCGATGGCAATGTATTCTCCACCAGCAAGCTTGACGAGGTTCTTGAGTCGGTCGACAATAGAGAGGGTACCGTCCTTATTCCACTGTCCGACATCACCAGTTCGGAACCAACCACCCTCGGCAAAGGCCTCCTTGTCAAGGTCAGGACGCTTGTAGTAACccttgaagatggcagGACCTCTGACAAGAATCTCACCCTGAGGAGGATCGTTGGTGGAGAAGTAACCAGCTTCAGGAGCGTCAATAAGCTTGACTTCAGCAGCAGGAACAGGGCCACCGACAGCACCGAATTGCATGAAGGCGGggttgaggatggtggCCATGGCAGTAGTTTCGGTAAGGCCGTAACCTTGGATCATAATGACCAAGGCGGTACATAAGAATTGCTGAGTGCTCTTTGAGACTGCACCGCCACCGCTGAACAAGATCTTCAAATTACCACCAGTCTGTGCACGAACAGCGTCGAAAACGATCGTGTCGGTGAGTCCGGCCAAGAGGGGGATAGAATAGTGGTGGGCGGCTTGCTTGGCCCTGAGGGcaaagtggaagatggaccTCTTGAGGGCACCGGATTGGTCGACCTTGGTGAGGATACCCTTTCGGATAAGTTCCCAGACAGCAGGGACACCGACCATGATAGACTAAGAGCGAGAAAATCAGTGCGTAGTCCTCGTTTGGGTGACAATCAACTTACGGGTTTGAATTCTGCAATATCGCCCTTGCATTCTCGGACGCTCGCGTCTGTCAAGGTCTTGACACGACCATAACCGACAGGAAGACcagcgaagatgaaagagttCTCAACGACGAATTCGAGAATGTgggcaagaggaaggaaagcgagGTAAGAGTCCTTGGAGGAAAGGTACTCGTATAAGAGGGTCCAGACGGAAGCGACTACAATCACATCAGCTATTGCTCACTGATAGTACTCAAAGGAACATACCAGCAGAGACGACGTTGCCATGCGTCAGAAGCACGCCCTTCGGCGTACCGGCTGTAGGTCTGGGTGAGCACGGGCCGCTTCGATCGCCGCGGAGGACGAAGCGAACTTACTGGAACCACTGGTGTACATGCAGCAGTACACGTCCTCCCTCTTTGCCTGGATAGCTTCGACGGGGTTCTTTTTTCCAATCTCCACGACTTCATCCAAAGTCAGAACCTTCATGCCTTCCCGCACATTCTTTAACTCCTCGATAGTTTTAGGGTCTGCTTCACCGTCATAAACAATAATCTTGACGGTTTCAGTCTTGTCAATGACCTTAAGAAGAGTAGGGAGCAAATCGGCGTTGGTGAACATGCTATGGACCTCGGTTTCTTTGAGGGCGTGCTTGAGACCTTCGGGCCCGAGGGAGTCGTAAGCGGTAGAAATGGGGACGGCGTTGAAAGCACACGCTTGAGCGACAAGCATCCAATTTCGACTGTACCAAGCGATCAGTAGTTCTCCATACGATAGGTGACACGGCCTCCTGCCGACTCACGAAGTCTGACTGTagatgttgaagaactTTTCTGATTCCCGACCGTCATCGGCAGCAAGCACCCTAAGACCAGCACCAAtttccttcaccttgtcAAGAAATCCTTCATAAGTCATCCAATTATAAGGGGAGAGCTTGAAATAgttccacttcttcatttccttgTGCTCCTTGCCGCCCACGCGCTTGGTaacctccttttcctcagTAATGACCTTGATGATATCACGAGAGGCAAAACCCTTCTTGGAACCGTGGGTTTTGGCAGCATAGAGTAAGAGGTCGTGAACGGTGTCAATGCCAGGAGCAGGCTCTGTCGGAAAATGTAAGTACAACAGACATGCGCATGTTCTTCCAAGACTCACGCGTAACAAGGTCTTTTACGCAGTATGCTCTCCTAACGCGTGTTTCGCCATCCGGCTTGGGCTTGTCAGCGTCTACTTCCCAAGAAGCTGGTTCCTTGTTCTTTCTGGGGGCCATTCTAGATGTTGGTTAGGGTATGTGTAGGTGGCAATGAAAGTATaaatggaaagagataaATACTAATTACGTTGGGTCGGGCGGTGAATGATTGGGAAAGCCAAGTTGTATGACGCACTCTCCCGACCAGATAAAGTTCCTTAACTTCTTAATTCAagtaataataataccACATGACTTTGTCTTTACATCTCTATATTCCAATTTGCCATCCCAGATTCGTATATTCACCGCCCCCAGCCCTCTCATCACCATGCATGACTTCGTTTTCACTGTCATTGAGTTGCTCCTTGCCACCTGCCAATATTCCTTTCATGACGCTCCTCGGGCTAGTCGGGAATGGAACCCGGCGTTCGTTTTTTTGGGGTTATGTGTGTTTACGTAAATTTTGCCATTGCGCTTGTTTGTTTGGCAGGCGGCCCGATCAGTCGCCGAAAGTGTTTAGTAACCGGTGTTCGTTATTCTCCATTTGACTGTGTGTATACCATAAGGCGTTATGTCATGCCCCATCAATTGGTCGTAGAGAAATATGCAGGCCCCTGCGGCAAGCCGTAGCATCACACTGATAGTTCGACAATCTTACCAAGAAAAATCACCTCGGCTGCCATCCAACAAGCATCCAGGCACGTAGTCGGAACCAAGCAAAAGAGACAGATCTTGATAAGCCAATGGCCGATGGATGTCAATGGAAAGAGGCAGGTGACATTGGGAACGCGTGAGTCCATTCTATCGGACTGCTTTTCTCGAAACTGGCCAGGTATTACCTTGGGCCTGCGGCCGTTGCTGCACCACAATTACTACGACTCTGTTGAGTTTTGTTGTGCTCTCTCGGTGACGAGCTTGCTTAAAAACTGTTCATAGAATTTACGTAGCTGAGGCAGCCGTATAAGAAAGTGATGTTGGATCAAATCATCGTGAGCTTGATGAAGAGCGCTTTTCTTGCATATCCAGTGtgaagattgaagatgaaaaccGTTTAACTTCAACGCCTAATTAATACAGCATAAAACGACTGCAACTTAATTGTCACCGATAttactcttcctttcttcaccttttctcTGCCCTTCCATTCACTTATCTCCCTGATACTAGATCCGTGATAACTGGTCCTTTGACCCACTCTATCAAAGATCCGTCTAGTGACAACAATCATTATCGACATGTCCACTCCACGGCAATTCCTCCATATTATCACCAGCTACGGTACCAGCATCAATAACTCTCCCTAagtgacgaagaagaatcaaTCAACAAAGCTTACAACCAGTTTAAAAATGATACCAATCAGGCAGACCATTCCTTTTGGCCTGCTTTCGTGTCTCGCCTTGCTTGGATTAGTTAAAGCAGATGGCAGTACTAGCAATACCAGCTGGCCTGAATGGGTGACTAATGACTACGATTGCGGTATGCCTTACGATATGGGACACGTGTTACAAACAATGGGCTGATAGAGACACTGTAGTGATTGGGTGCATGTCCGGATTCAACGACACCATCACCTATATTCCCCAGGATGCTCTAGCGCAACAAGCGTTCGACTGTACTTCGTCGACTTGTAAGGGAGATGTCACGGGCAACTACTATCAAACTCTCTATTACATCCAAGTATTTCTCATGTCGCAGGACCCCTTTTGCTACACGCTGAGAGTTTGCGTTAGCTCTTTTACGCCACAGGTTCCATCTATGAATACTCCGACTCGGCCCCAGACGGGTATAAACACGCGAATTTCACCGACAGTACAGGTACAACATCCGACGCGGCTGTCTCTGGCCAGTCAGGAGATGACAATACCATAGACCCTACAGATACTTCTGAAGCTGACTTTGCATCTGCCACTGACGGCGTCAAAACTACTGGCTCCGCTGATGGTGGTAATGATGGTTCTTCGACAGACACCGCTGCTGTCGCGGTCGATACTGGTAGAGAGAACAATGGTGCGGCTGTGAAAGCGAGCGAGCCTGATTCAATTATCTCCGGATCCGAACCTTTCTCCACTAAAtccacttcttctcatACCGATACCAGCATTGCGTCTTCTAGTGTTGCCGCGGACATCAGTGACAGTGGGGCTTTCAAAATCATCGGCGGTGGTGTGTGGCAAAGCGTGTTGGGCGCTCTTGGTGCTTTGGTACTGGGAGGTGTCTGGGTTGGAATGTAGGACCAAACAGTGGGTGCGGGCGTCATTGTGAGATACATAATGGACAATGGATTATGTAAATGCGTATATCGTAATACATACAAAACCTGACCACAGTTATAAATAATGTCCTAGTACAAGTACTTTTACACAAGCAGTTGAATGATGACTTTTATTACCATTGTCCCTGACCACCCTGGCCATGCCATCCTCCAAACCTCGGGCCCATCTGAGGATTCCCAAAAATTTGtggcagctgctgctgctgcccaAACATATGTCCTTGACCAGGCATCATAACGTCAAAGCCCATATTTCCCATGTGTCCCATCCCCATATCCATGCCCATTGGcatacccatacccattccTACTCCCATACCCATCGGCATCCCCATTCCTGCTCCAAAAGGCGGGCCAAATCCGGGTTGTCCACCATTGATACCCGTCCCGTAACCATACTGATTTCCTACCGgcatccccatcatcatatTCATAGGCCCATTCACGCCCGTTCCCATACCgcccatgcccatgccAATGTTGGCGGCCATTATCTGCTCCATACTCGGGCCGActtgcatcatcatcggaTTCACCGGGCTCATTCGGCCCTGGGTTTGCGAAAAGTCTATTGGAGAAGGTTGATTGGGCATTACTCCCATAGGAGTACCTGACCCGCTACTTCCACCATTCTGCGTGAATCTGGGCGCAGGGGACGGTCGCCCGTTGACAGCTGATCCGCCTTGATTTCTAGATCCAGTGTTACCTATTCCACCACCTGATAGGTTGTTGGGATTACCGCCAGACGGGTTATTGTAACGTTGAGGTTTGCGCACAGGGGATTTGGGGCGCAATTGATCTATTTCAGGGCTGAATGGTAAAATGGGTTTGCCATCTGATTCTGGTATGAAAGAAGTATAAGTTTGGGGATCGAACAATTGAACGCTGTTTCGACTGGGAGTCGAGaccgaagaggaaaagggcTCAAGGCCTGCGGTCACCCATCCTGGGCGAGCCAGATTGGGGCGACCAAAGATCTCGAGACGGCGAGTACCGAGGCAGAAGTTTTCAATGAGGGTATAAAGGTATGGGGGGTATCTTGGCCCTTCAGGATCTGCTTGATTGATCAGCGTGATTATCGGCATAGTAGCGGATAACGAATCGCACCTCCGGAATCTTCCCAGACAATGATGTCCGTATCCACGTTGCAATGTGCAAACCTCACGTCTACGCTTCTCTTGATAGTTCCTTTGATTCCCATCAAACAATGCTCTTTCTGGTTGGCAAATAAAGCACCACTAGCTGCTGCACTTTCGTCGCTATTCTTATTTTTGTTCGTCTTGACCCATACGAtatcctccgcccttctGAAACCCCATCTCGCAAAACACTCCCTGCCTCTTTCCAAGCCCTCTTGGTCACCTCGGCCAACCCAGAGGAACACAACAGCAGGATCAGACGAGATTTGCTTTATCGGAAGATCAGCGATACCCGCCCAGTTCAATGAAGGGTTTATCCGGATTACATCGAATCGCAAGTTTGAGAATGtcgagagaagagagtcgCGAAGAGGTTCGTGCGAAAGTGGAACGTAGAGCGGAGGGTGAGAGTTGCTTGAGACGAGCTGAGCTTTAAGATTCATAAGCTTCTTGAGGGCCGGATATCTTTCAAAACATTAGCGGACATTTTCAGTAGTAGGCGACCGTATACTTACTCGGAGCATAtatcttcaccttctgcACCCATTATGAAGCTACTCCCACATTCGCCGGTAGCGCCATACCATTCACAATAGTCATTTCGAATagtctcttcctccttgacatAGTTGACAACATTATCCTTGATGGCTCTTCCCTCGCCTTTGCCTTCATCATTATATGAAGCCGCATGTGAGATAGCTCTTGGTATACGACCGCATATGACAGGTTGAGTTGGGAATACCGTGTCGGGATCAACGAGCCTCCGCCTCTCTGCTTGACGGTCGAGTATGAAGTTAAGGAAGGCGCGATGCTCGGCTAACGTTGCCATTATGAGCTTAAATCCATGGCTATATCGAGTGGGTGGTGGAAAACAATCTACACTAGACTCTTAGACTCTTTCGTCCAACTGAATGTCTATCGCCGGCGGAATGGGGGCGGAAGCAGTTTCCTCTATAATAAAAGACGGAGAAGTGTCACATCTCCGCGCACTTGACTTAAAACGCATCACCCAACACGAGCATAAAGAATGAGCTGCTGCTACATGTATTCTCAGTCTCCGCATACTTGTCACTCTATCCATAATGGTTGCAGACACAGTACACGTCGGCCAGCACCTTGCAGGACACCCTTCTATCCATCTCTTTGGGCACGAAATAGTCCTCGACGTGTCCATCCCGGCACTTATCCTCTCCACTGTCGGAGCcgctttcctcctccgaTACAcactctccatcttcaggCTTTTCCTTGAGCTTACTATCTTGCCCGGGAAGGACGTGAGTGCATCTCCTCAATGCACATAACACCGCTATGCTTTATGAAGACTAATACGTGATATCTTCCTCATAATTTAGATCAAATCGTTCCAGTCTCGAAAGGGAGAGACATGGGCCGTGGTTACCGGGTGTACTTCTGGTATCGGCCTCGAATTCGCTCGACAGCTTGCCGCCAAAAAGTTCAACGTCATTCTTGTT
Above is a genomic segment from Cryptococcus deuterogattii R265 chromosome 8, complete sequence containing:
- a CDS encoding long-chain acyl-CoA synthetase, which produces MAPRKNKEPASWEVDADKPKPDGETRVRRAYCVKDLVTQPAPGIDTVHDLLLYAAKTHGSKKGFASRDIIKVITEEKEVTKRVGGKEHKEMKKWNYFKLSPYNWMTYEGFLDKVKEIGAGLRVLAADDGRESEKFFNIYSQTSRNWMLVAQACAFNAVPISTAYDSLGPEGLKHALKETEVHSMFTNADLLPTLLKVIDKTETVKIIVYDGEADPKTIEELKNVREGMKVLTLDEVVEIGKKNPVEAIQAKREDVYCCMYTSGSTGTPKGVLLTHGNVVSAVASVWTLLYEYLSSKDSYLAFLPLAHILEFVVENSFIFAGLPVGYGRVKTLTDASVRECKGDIAEFKPSIMVGVPAVWELIRKGILTKVDQSGALKRSIFHFALRAKQAAHHYSIPLLAGLTDTIVFDAVRAQTGGNLKILFSGGGAVSKSTQQFLCTALVIMIQGYGLTETTAMATILNPAFMQFGAVGGPVPAAEVKLIDAPEAGYFSTNDPPQGEILVRGPAIFKGYYKRPDLDKEAFAEGGWFRTGDVGQWNKDGTLSIVDRLKNLVKLAGGEYIAIEYLESIYKSCPLVANGAILANGNHNQPAMVVVAHPHNLPSFAKKNGLGDDEDLEHLCTDDKVVDAALKELNNVGKKAGLKGMELLEAIVLVADEWTPESGFLTAAQKLQRKVIEKHYEDRIKAVYP
- a CDS encoding transcription regulator codes for the protein MATLAEHRAFLNFILDRQAERRRLVDPDTVFPTQPVICGRIPRAISHAASYNDEGKGEGRAIKDNVVNYVKEEETIRNDYCEWYGATGECGSSFIMGAEGEDICSEYPALKKLMNLKAQLVSSNSHPPLYVPLSHEPLRDSLLSTFSNLRFDVIRINPSLNWAGIADLPIKQISSDPAVVFLWVGRGDQEGLERGRECFARWGFRRAEDIVWVKTNKNKNSDESAAASGALFANQKEHCLMGIKGTIKRSVDVRFAHCNVDTDIIVWEDSGDPEGPRYPPYLYTLIENFCLGTRRLEIFGRPNLARPGWVTAGLEPFSSSVSTPSRNSVQLFDPQTYTSFIPESDGKPILPFSPEIDQLRPKSPVRKPQRYNNPSGGNPNNLSGGGIGNTGSRNQGGSAVNGRPSPAPRFTQNGGSSGSGTPMGVMPNQPSPIDFSQTQGRMSPVNPMMMQVGPSMEQIMAANIGMGMGGMGTGVNGPMNMMMGMPVGNQYGYGTGINGGQPGFGPPFGAGMGMPMGMGVGMGMGMPMGMDMGMGHMGNMGFDVMMPGQGHMFGQQQQLPQIFGNPQMGPRFGGWHGQGGQGQW